The following are encoded together in the Ictidomys tridecemlineatus isolate mIctTri1 chromosome X, mIctTri1.hap1, whole genome shotgun sequence genome:
- the Zbtb33 gene encoding transcriptional regulator Kaiso, producing MESRKLISATDIQYSGSLLNSLNEQRGHGLFCDVTVIVEDRKFRAHRNILSASSTYFHQLFSVAGQVVELSFIRAEIFAEILNYIYSSKIVRVRADLLDELIKSGQLLGVKFIAELGVPLSQVKSISGTPQDGSAETLPPDSSDKNLVIQKSKDETQDNGATIMPIITESFSLSAEDYETKKIIVTDSDDDDDDDDVIFCSEILPAKETLPNNNAVTQVQPNTGPVAISDVAPCASNNSPPLTNITPTQKLPIPVNQATLSQTQGSEQLLVSSAPTHLTPNIILLNQAPLTTPPNVSSSLPNHMSSSINLLMQNQQTPNSAVLTGNKASEEEEEEIIDDDDDTISSSPDSAVSNTSLVPQADTSQNTTFDGSLIQKMQIPTLLQEPLSNSLKISDIITRNTNDPGLGSKHLMEGQKIITLDTATEIEGLSTGCKVYANIGEDTYDIVIPVKDDPDEGEARLENEIPKTSGNESASKRMKVKHDDHYELIVDGRVYYICIVCKRSYVCLTSLRRHFNIHSWEKKYPCRYCEKVFPLAEYRTKHEIHHTGERRYQCLACGKSFINYQFMSSHMKSVHSQDPSGDSKLYRLHPCKSLQIRQYAYLSDRSSTVPVMKDDGIGYKVDAGKEPPVGTTSTQNKPMTWEDIFIQQENDSIFKQNVTDGSTEFEFIIPESY from the coding sequence ATGGAGAGTAGAAAACTGATTTCTGCTACAGACATTCAGTACTCTGGCAGTCTGCTGAACTCCTTGAATGAGCAACGAGGCCATGGACTCTTTTGTGATGTTACTGTTATTGTGGAAGACCGAAAATTCCGGGCCCACAGGAATATTCTTTCAGCTTCTAGTACATACTTCCATCAGCTCTTCTCAGTTGCTGGGCAAGTTGTTGAACTGAGCTTTATAAGAGCAGAGATCTTTGCAGAAATCCTCAATTATATCTATAGTTCTAAAATTGTCCGTGTTAGAGCAGATTTACTTGATGAGTTAATTAAATCAGGGCAGTTATTAGGAGTGAAATTTATAGCAGAGCTTGGTGTCCCATTATCACAGGTTAAAAGCATCTCGGGTACACCTCAGGATGGTAGTGCTGAAACCTTGCCTCCTGATTCTAGTGACAAAAACCTTGtaatacaaaaatcaaaagatgAAACCCAAGATAATGGGGCGACTATAATGCCTATCATAACAGAGTCATTTTCATTATCTGCTGAAGATTATGAAACGAAAAAGATCATTGTTACTGattctgatgatgatgatgatgatgatgatgtcatTTTCTGCTCTGAGATTTTGCCTGCAAAGGAGACTTTGCCAAATAACAATGCAGTGACACAGGTCCAGCCTAACACAGGCCCTGTTGCTATTTCAGATGTTGCACCTTGTGCTAGCAATAACTCTCCCCCTTTAACAAATATCACACCTACTCAGAAACTTCCTATTCCTGTGAATCAGGCAACTCTGAGCCAGACACAAGGAAGTGAACAATTGCTGGTATCTTCGGCTCCAACACATCTGACTCccaatattattttgttaaatcaGGCACCACTTACTACACCACCAAATGTCAGTTCTTCACTTCCAAATCATATGTCTTCTTCAATCAATTTACTTATGCAGAATCAGCAGACACCAAATAGTGCTGTTTTAACAGGAAACAAAGCcagtgaagaggaggaggaggaaattatagatgatgatgatgacactaTTAGCTCCAGTCCAGACTCCGCAGTCAGTAATACATCTTTGGTCCCACAGGCTGATACGTCCCAAAATACGACTTTTGATGGATCATTGATACAGAAGATGCAGATTCCTACACTTCTGCAAGAACCACTttccaattctttaaaaatttcagatataATTACTAGAAACACTAATGATCCAGGTTTAGGATCAAAACACCTAATGGAGGGTCAGAAGATCATTACTTTAGACACAGCTACTGAAATTGAAGGCTTGTCGACTGGTTGCAAGGTTTATGCGAATATCGGTGAAGATACTTATGACATAGTGATCCCTGTCAAAGATGACCCTGATGAAGGGGAAGCCAGACTTGAGAATGAAATACCAAAAACGTCTGGCAATGAGTCAGCAAGCAAACGCATGAAAGTAAAACATGATGATCACTATGAGTTAATAGTAGATGGAAGGGTCTATTATATCTGCATTGTATGCAAAAGGTCATATGTCTGTCTGACAAGCTTGCGGAGACATTTTAACATTCATTCTTGGGAGAAGAAGTATCCATGCCGTTACTGCGAGAAGGTATTTCCTCTTGCAGAATATCGTACAAAGCATGAAATTCATCACACAGGGGAGCGAAGGTATCAATGTTTGGCATGTGGCAAATCTTTCATCAACTATCAATTTATGTCTTCACATATGAAGTCGGTTCATAGTCAAGATCCTTCTGGGGACTCGAAGCTTTACCGTTTACATCCATGCAAATCTTTACAGATCAGACAATATGCATACCTTTCTGATAGGTCAAGCACTGTGCCTGTAATGAAGGATGATGGTATTGGGTATAAGGTTGATGCTGGAAAGGAACCTCCAGTAGGGACCACATCTACTCAGAACAAGCCAATGACCTGGGAAGATATCTTTATTCAGCAGGAAAATGATTCAATTTTTAAACAGAATGTAACAGATGGCAGTACCGAGTTTGAGTTTATAATACCAGAATCTTACTGA
- the LOC120889651 gene encoding uncharacterized protein LOC120889651 — MPQEGDGRGGWARQESSKSNQGLGGEKEAQKGRQRGEVMPSGFLWWGPHAPGPTQGTGNPSASDGERDHAAALRILPLLRSPTHTKKEPEELSLRLRRFLVQVRRKQTQARPRDRGGRHAPSPPPGLGPGPHLLPGAAAAPQPRKGGSPPTTRSRTPGRFCCFFKRRSSLGRRRRGYRLLPPRLLQLPHATDRGHSAGAKL; from the coding sequence ATGCCCCAGGAAGGGGACGGAAGGGGAGGATGGGCCAGGCAGGAAAGCTCCAAATCAAACCAGGGACTGGGCGGAGAAAAAGAGGCCCAGAAAGGAAGGCAGCGGGGCGAGGTAATGCCAAGTGGGTTTCTATGGTGGGGTCCCCACGCCCCGGGGCCTACCCAGGGCACCGGCAACCCTTCAGCCTCTGACGGCGAAAGGGACCACGCCGCGGCCCTCCGGATTCTTCCCCTCCTTCGCTCCCCGACCCACACAAAGAAAGAGCCGGAGGAGCTGAGCCTAAGACTCCGCCGCTTCCTGGTTCAAGTGAGGCGAAAGCAAACGCAGGCGCGGCCCAGGGACCGAGGAGGCAGGCACGCTCCTTCGCCCCCTCCCGGATTGGGGCCGGGTCCTCACCTGCTTCCTGGCGCCGCCGCTGCTCCTCAGCCGCGGAAGGGTGGGAGTCCTCCAACAACAAGAAGCCGGACTCCCGGACGATTCTGCTGCTTCTTTAAACGTCGCTCCAGTCTTGGTCGACGTCGACGCGGCTACCGCCTCCTGCCGCCACGGCTGCTACAGCTGCCCCACGCCACCGACAGAGGGCACAGCGCGGGGGCGAAGCTCTGA